One segment of Oscillospiraceae bacterium MB08-C2-2 DNA contains the following:
- a CDS encoding DNA polymerase IV, whose protein sequence is MNAKQDRVILHCDCNAFFASVAEISHPELRKVPMAICGDPESRRGIILAKNQLAKGFDVQTTDTVWQARQKCPELVLMAAQHHLYSHYSRIINSIYEQYTDQVERFGIDESFLDVTGSLHLFGGDGVALAHQIRRRVEKEVGLTISVGVSYNKIFAKLGSDYKKPNAVTHISRENYHEIVWPLPASAMLMVGKATQESLDKLYIHTIGELAVADEEMLSRRLGKIGSQLHLYANGLEDSPVLHAGEEPELQSVGNGMTFRRDLVTQEDIKTGLTALADSVAVRLRKAGLQCMTLQVTIKDTNLKVITRQRGLRNPTFLAAELAREGLEIVLASWKIGVPIRMLTLTASKLVPIGEAPTQLSLFEANAPADTARREQLEKAMDRIRDRFGAESISPGSILKNDLGIQDHHEKED, encoded by the coding sequence GTGAATGCAAAGCAAGACCGTGTCATCCTGCACTGTGACTGCAACGCTTTTTTTGCCAGCGTGGCGGAAATTTCTCATCCTGAGCTTCGCAAAGTACCCATGGCCATCTGCGGTGATCCAGAGAGCCGCCGGGGCATCATTCTGGCCAAAAATCAGCTGGCCAAAGGCTTTGATGTTCAAACCACCGATACAGTCTGGCAGGCACGCCAGAAATGCCCGGAGCTGGTGCTGATGGCCGCTCAGCATCACCTCTATTCCCACTACTCCCGTATCATCAACAGCATTTATGAGCAGTATACCGATCAGGTGGAGCGCTTTGGTATTGATGAAAGCTTTTTGGATGTAACCGGCAGCCTGCACCTGTTTGGCGGCGACGGTGTGGCGCTGGCCCATCAAATCCGCAGGCGTGTGGAAAAGGAAGTGGGCCTGACCATTTCTGTGGGCGTATCCTACAACAAAATTTTTGCTAAGCTGGGCTCGGATTACAAAAAGCCCAACGCTGTCACCCACATCAGCCGCGAGAATTACCATGAAATTGTCTGGCCTCTCCCCGCCTCTGCCATGCTGATGGTGGGGAAAGCCACGCAGGAAAGCTTGGATAAGCTGTATATCCACACCATTGGAGAGCTTGCTGTTGCGGACGAAGAAATGCTCAGCAGGCGGCTGGGAAAGATCGGTTCCCAGCTGCACCTTTACGCCAACGGCTTGGAAGATAGCCCGGTGCTCCATGCCGGTGAGGAACCGGAGCTCCAGTCGGTGGGCAACGGCATGACCTTTCGCCGTGACTTGGTGACTCAGGAGGATATCAAAACGGGCCTGACCGCTTTGGCAGACAGCGTTGCGGTGCGTCTGCGCAAGGCGGGGCTCCAATGCATGACTTTGCAGGTTACCATTAAGGATACCAACTTGAAGGTGATTACCCGGCAGAGAGGTCTGAGAAACCCCACCTTTCTGGCGGCAGAGCTGGCCCGGGAGGGGCTTGAAATTGTGCTTGCTTCTTGGAAAATCGGCGTGCCCATCCGCATGCTGACTCTGACTGCCTCCAAGCTGGTGCCTATCGGCGAGGCCCCCACACAGCTTTCGCTGTTTGAAGCCAATGCTCCGGCGGATACTGCCCGCAGGGAACAGCTTGAAAAGGCTATGGACCGCATCCGTGACCGTTTTGGTGCTGAAAGCATCTCGCCCGGCAGCATTCTGAAAAACGATTTGGGCATTCAGGATCATCACGAAAAAGAGGATTAA
- a CDS encoding DeoR/GlpR family DNA-binding transcription regulator codes for MRSKRINEIENYIFENGTVSLDNLCQKFGVSKNTIRRDVDEIVARGTIRKIYGGVSVRTAKEMTSFDERNVRNLAAKKRIAAKAAQLVEDGDVIFIDSGTTTRHMIEFLKNVPNLTIITNNLEVIVRAVRYKNINVLSLSGTLDRKTLSFVGPSAVDVLQSFNISKAFMSSTGISSNGDVTHSSPLEYDIKRMVAQNSQQVYLLVDASKFYVVSLMTFCSLKHVNAMITDQQPPDSILSHLRGNNQALYVAE; via the coding sequence ATGCGTTCCAAACGAATTAACGAGATTGAAAACTACATTTTTGAAAATGGTACTGTATCGCTGGATAATTTGTGCCAGAAATTCGGTGTTTCCAAGAATACAATTCGCCGGGATGTGGATGAAATTGTGGCCCGGGGAACCATCCGTAAAATATATGGCGGGGTCAGTGTCCGTACTGCTAAGGAAATGACCTCCTTTGATGAGCGCAATGTTCGCAATTTGGCGGCCAAAAAGCGTATAGCAGCCAAAGCTGCTCAGCTGGTTGAGGATGGAGATGTTATCTTTATCGATTCGGGTACCACTACCCGGCATATGATCGAGTTTTTAAAGAATGTCCCCAACCTGACCATCATCACCAATAATTTGGAGGTGATTGTTCGGGCCGTGCGTTATAAAAACATCAATGTGCTCTCTTTATCCGGTACCCTTGATCGCAAGACACTGTCTTTTGTGGGCCCAAGTGCTGTTGATGTGCTGCAAAGTTTTAATATCAGCAAAGCGTTTATGAGTTCCACCGGTATTTCCAGCAATGGGGATGTGACGCATTCTTCTCCTTTAGAGTATGATATTAAGCGCATGGTGGCGCAAAACAGCCAGCAGGTTTATCTGTTGGTGGATGCCAGCAAGTTTTATGTGGTTTCCCTGATGACCTTTTGCTCTCTCAAACACGTGAACGCCATGATTACCGATCAACAGCCCCCGGATAGCATTCTCAGCCATCTTAGAGGCAACAATCAGGCTCTCTATGTGGCAGAATGA
- a CDS encoding phosphoglycerate dehydrogenase encodes MKVLCTPSSFKSKEEIPALTALKEFADEIVINPQHRPLEEDELIELLQDCDGMVAGIDFITTRVLNACPKLKVVSRYGVGYDRVDIAAAKENGIVVTNTPGANAMAVADLAIGLLLAVAREIPRLDKGMKEDKWLKSDGVEIYEKTIGILGLGAIGKGVAKRAQGFSMKVLAYDPFMNMEYAKSNNITPVSLDELLEQSDFISLHLPATPETFNLLDKAAMSKMKKGAIIINTARGGIIDDGAAYELLKSGHLGGMGIDAFVDEPPKHIPLFDLDNVVLTPHTAAHTAEAMNNMANMSVQNLIDVLSGKECPFIVNR; translated from the coding sequence ATGAAAGTGCTTTGTACACCATCTTCCTTTAAATCCAAGGAGGAAATCCCTGCTCTGACCGCTTTGAAGGAATTTGCGGATGAAATTGTCATCAACCCCCAGCACCGCCCCTTGGAAGAAGACGAGCTGATAGAGCTGCTTCAGGATTGTGATGGTATGGTAGCCGGTATTGATTTTATTACTACCAGAGTTCTGAACGCCTGCCCCAAGCTGAAAGTGGTTTCCCGTTATGGCGTAGGCTATGATCGTGTAGATATTGCTGCCGCCAAGGAAAATGGCATTGTGGTTACCAATACCCCCGGCGCCAACGCCATGGCTGTGGCTGATTTGGCAATAGGCTTGCTTCTGGCTGTTGCCCGGGAAATTCCCCGTCTGGATAAAGGCATGAAGGAAGATAAATGGCTTAAATCCGATGGTGTGGAAATTTATGAGAAGACCATTGGTATTCTGGGCTTGGGCGCTATCGGCAAGGGTGTTGCCAAGCGTGCACAGGGCTTTTCCATGAAGGTTCTGGCTTATGATCCGTTCATGAACATGGAATATGCCAAGAGCAACAACATTACCCCTGTTTCTCTGGATGAGTTGTTGGAGCAGTCTGATTTTATCAGCTTGCATCTGCCTGCCACTCCCGAAACCTTCAACCTGCTGGATAAAGCGGCCATGAGCAAGATGAAGAAGGGTGCTATCATTATCAACACTGCCCGCGGCGGTATTATTGATGATGGCGCAGCCTATGAGCTGCTCAAATCCGGGCATCTGGGCGGCATGGGAATTGATGCTTTTGTGGATGAGCCTCCCAAGCACATTCCTCTGTTCGATTTGGATAATGTAGTGCTGACTCCTCACACCGCTGCTCACACTGCCGAGGCTATGAACAATATGGCCAATATGTCGGTGCAGAATCTGATTGATGTTCTCAGCGGAAAAGAATGCCCCTTTATTGTGAATCGTTAA
- a CDS encoding methyl-accepting chemotaxis protein yields MKRKDSPSSTSGKKLKGMKTLRSKILLFLGGSVILSYLAVGGMLLSLVANSVSHLSNNELSAKSQSAANDIKGYFERYLEVSKQLSSNSQMEALFNGVKSGGKIDRYKDFTAVRRTLENVHKSNESTILSAWVADVDSSTLAQSDGYISGSDFHVTQRPWFLELDIAKQPIMTEPYEDFVTKSQIVTIVAPVFKSGTQEIIGATGVDILLDDLAKTIQSYTLGDTGFYVLVTGAGKVIYHPVGEIINQSIQDADMSPNIKEALLSKSEGSVEYSSYGVDAHGYVTPVGDTGWVVATGLPATEFYQEYTQVLRTMLISFILALVLVLIILVMISNGIVTPIRKLTKTADLIAEGRLDIAVDVQTRDEIGRMGIALNRTVMQLNQYASYIAEITHVLDRMAQGDMCIRLEQDYAGEFSAIKSAFHRISESLNHTLLLINTSANQVYSGSSQVSSGAQALAAGSTQQASSIQQLSSAIHLVADQAAGNAANVRQASEHMGEAGENLSESNRYMEHLITAMKEIGDASAQITNITKVIEDIAFQTNILALNAAIEAARAGAAGKGFAVVADEVRNLAAKSSEAAKKTAELIGHSAQTVANGEQIAHDTGLILEKTAKNSAMVEKLIKEIDIASAQQASAIEQITQGLSQVSAVVQTNAATAEQSSAASEELTAQASILRQEVAKFRLEEETAQDFSPAPALFSEPNRANGFALNAPSTKY; encoded by the coding sequence ATGAAAAGAAAAGACAGCCCAAGCAGCACTTCCGGCAAAAAACTCAAGGGAATGAAGACCCTGCGGTCTAAGATTCTGCTTTTTTTGGGTGGATCTGTTATTCTTTCCTATCTGGCAGTCGGCGGCATGCTGTTAAGCTTAGTAGCAAACTCGGTTTCACATTTGAGCAACAATGAGCTGAGTGCGAAATCTCAATCCGCCGCCAACGACATTAAGGGCTATTTTGAGCGATACCTTGAAGTCTCAAAACAGCTTTCTTCCAACAGCCAAATGGAGGCTCTTTTTAACGGAGTGAAATCAGGCGGAAAAATCGACCGTTATAAGGATTTCACAGCTGTTCGGCGAACTTTGGAAAATGTACATAAATCCAACGAAAGCACCATTCTTTCCGCTTGGGTGGCGGATGTTGATTCCAGCACGCTGGCCCAGTCGGATGGCTATATTTCCGGGTCTGACTTTCATGTAACCCAGCGCCCTTGGTTTTTAGAGCTGGATATTGCAAAGCAGCCCATTATGACCGAGCCTTATGAGGATTTTGTAACCAAATCCCAGATTGTAACCATTGTGGCTCCTGTATTCAAAAGCGGAACACAAGAAATCATCGGGGCAACCGGCGTGGATATTCTTCTCGATGATTTGGCCAAGACAATCCAATCCTACACACTGGGCGATACCGGTTTTTATGTTCTGGTTACCGGAGCCGGCAAGGTTATTTATCACCCTGTGGGCGAGATCATAAACCAAAGTATTCAAGATGCAGATATGTCCCCCAACATCAAGGAGGCACTGCTCTCTAAAAGTGAAGGCAGTGTTGAATATTCTTCTTATGGGGTGGATGCCCACGGCTATGTTACCCCGGTGGGAGACACCGGCTGGGTGGTGGCAACCGGGCTGCCTGCCACTGAATTTTATCAGGAATATACCCAAGTGCTGCGTACTATGCTGATCAGCTTTATCCTTGCACTTGTGCTGGTCTTGATTATTCTGGTGATGATCTCCAACGGTATTGTTACCCCCATCAGGAAGCTGACCAAAACAGCGGATCTTATTGCGGAAGGCCGGCTGGATATAGCGGTGGATGTGCAGACACGGGATGAGATCGGGCGTATGGGAATCGCTCTCAACCGCACTGTTATGCAGCTTAACCAGTATGCCTCTTACATCGCAGAAATCACCCATGTATTGGACCGTATGGCACAGGGCGATATGTGCATTCGCCTTGAGCAGGATTATGCAGGGGAATTTTCCGCCATTAAATCCGCTTTTCATCGTATCTCCGAATCCCTGAACCACACTCTGCTTTTAATCAACACCTCTGCCAATCAGGTGTATTCCGGTTCTTCTCAGGTTTCCAGCGGCGCACAGGCACTGGCAGCCGGTTCCACCCAACAGGCCTCCTCAATCCAGCAGCTTTCTTCTGCCATCCACCTGGTGGCTGATCAAGCTGCCGGGAACGCCGCTAATGTCCGCCAAGCCTCCGAGCATATGGGCGAAGCCGGTGAAAACCTCAGCGAAAGCAACCGCTATATGGAGCATTTGATTACGGCAATGAAGGAAATCGGAGATGCCTCCGCCCAGATCACCAACATTACCAAGGTCATAGAGGATATCGCCTTCCAGACCAACATTCTGGCTCTCAACGCCGCTATTGAAGCCGCTCGTGCAGGTGCTGCGGGTAAAGGTTTTGCCGTTGTTGCAGATGAGGTCCGCAATTTGGCGGCAAAATCCTCTGAGGCTGCCAAAAAGACAGCGGAGCTGATCGGGCATTCCGCCCAAACCGTGGCCAACGGTGAGCAGATCGCACACGACACCGGACTGATTCTGGAGAAAACAGCGAAAAATTCCGCCATGGTGGAAAAGCTGATCAAAGAAATTGATATTGCCTCTGCCCAGCAAGCAAGCGCCATTGAGCAAATTACCCAAGGCCTTTCGCAAGTATCCGCTGTTGTGCAGACCAATGCGGCCACCGCCGAGCAAAGCTCCGCAGCCAGCGAGGAGCTGACCGCACAGGCCTCTATACTCCGTCAGGAGGTTGCCAAATTCCGCCTGGAAGAAGAAACCGCTCAGGATTTTAGCCCGGCCCCTGCCCTTTTCAGTGAACCCAATCGAGCAAACGGGTTTGCTCTGAATGCGCCATCGACAAAATATTAA
- a CDS encoding MFS transporter, with translation MVFLALIYLAFVSLGLPDSLLGSSWPLMQQTFGVPVRNAGYISVAISCSTIVSSLFSHRVIQRFGTGKVTAVSVAMTALALLGFSYAPSFYWLLLLAIPLGLGAGAVDSGLNEFVAEHYEAYHMSWLHCSWGVGAMLGPVLISFLSRQGGGWRSGYFGVAMIQVVLVVLLLFSLPMWKKMAAKALPNPNQAEKLPEKRVGLFNSLRLAGAPSAMLAFFFYTAAENTFMLWGASYLVNTRGLGGESAAGWSSLFFVGITLGRFISGFASLRIGSEGLIRIGEATMFTGLILLLLPLPVPFALAAFVLVGTGFAPVFPSLLHQTPVYFGKENAQGVMSLQMASAYAGITLIPPLFGQIFERSSFHWLSPLLLLCGIGLFLCTKRLSGLSQESEAK, from the coding sequence ATGGTTTTTTTGGCACTCATCTATCTGGCATTTGTCAGTCTGGGGCTTCCCGATTCTCTTTTGGGGTCATCGTGGCCTTTGATGCAGCAGACCTTTGGGGTACCGGTGCGAAATGCCGGGTATATCTCGGTGGCCATTTCCTGCAGCACCATTGTTTCCAGCCTGTTTTCTCACCGAGTTATACAGCGGTTTGGCACCGGAAAAGTCACAGCGGTCAGCGTTGCCATGACAGCGCTGGCGCTTCTTGGATTTTCTTATGCGCCGTCTTTTTATTGGCTGTTGCTTCTTGCTATTCCCCTTGGATTGGGTGCAGGTGCAGTGGATTCCGGCCTCAATGAGTTTGTGGCTGAGCATTATGAGGCTTACCATATGAGCTGGCTGCACTGCTCTTGGGGAGTGGGCGCTATGCTGGGGCCGGTTCTGATTTCCTTTTTATCCCGGCAGGGTGGGGGCTGGCGCAGCGGTTATTTTGGCGTTGCCATGATTCAGGTTGTGCTGGTGGTTCTGCTTCTTTTTTCTCTGCCTATGTGGAAAAAAATGGCAGCCAAAGCCTTGCCTAATCCCAATCAGGCCGAGAAGCTCCCGGAAAAAAGAGTGGGATTGTTTAATTCCTTGCGGCTGGCTGGTGCGCCCAGTGCTATGCTGGCCTTCTTCTTTTATACAGCGGCGGAAAACACCTTTATGCTTTGGGGTGCCAGTTATTTAGTCAACACACGGGGGCTAGGGGGAGAATCGGCCGCTGGGTGGAGCTCCCTTTTCTTTGTGGGAATCACGCTTGGGCGTTTTATAAGCGGCTTTGCTTCGCTGCGGATTGGCTCTGAAGGCTTAATTCGTATAGGGGAGGCGACCATGTTCACCGGGCTGATTTTGCTGCTGCTGCCTCTGCCCGTTCCCTTTGCATTGGCGGCATTTGTGCTGGTGGGCACAGGGTTTGCGCCTGTTTTTCCTTCTTTGCTGCACCAAACCCCGGTTTATTTCGGCAAAGAGAACGCACAGGGAGTTATGAGCCTGCAAATGGCCAGCGCCTATGCGGGTATTACCCTCATCCCTCCGCTGTTTGGTCAGATTTTTGAGCGGAGCTCTTTTCATTGGCTGTCTCCGCTCTTGCTTCTTTGTGGGATTGGGTTATTTCTATGCACTAAACGGCTTTCGGGTCTGAGCCAAGAGAGCGAAGCAAAATAG
- a CDS encoding alpha/beta hydrolase: MYYLCVERNVRLQISDINPRGSKTCVFVHGWPLSMDMYELQTNVLPEMGYRCVLLDLRGFGGSDRPWDGYGYNRMADDLHSVICSLGVPSVQLIGFSMGAAICIRYMARYKGYRVQKLALCGAAAPSFVQRPGYPYGKTLAEVNSIITSLYQDRPETVREFVEQLFASNPPAAFKEWMRSLCLEAAGYSTIKALEALRDEDVQADLKSICVPCGILHGRLDRICSFSMAEVLHREIAQSVLYPFDQSGHALNCDQPEVFNKTLMDFLN; encoded by the coding sequence ATGTATTATTTGTGTGTGGAACGCAATGTTCGTCTGCAAATTTCGGATATCAACCCCCGGGGCAGCAAAACCTGTGTGTTTGTGCACGGCTGGCCCCTAAGTATGGATATGTATGAGCTGCAAACCAATGTCCTGCCCGAAATGGGCTATCGGTGTGTGCTGCTTGATCTGAGAGGCTTTGGCGGCTCTGACCGGCCATGGGATGGCTATGGCTATAACCGTATGGCGGATGATCTCCACAGCGTGATCTGTTCCCTTGGGGTGCCGAGCGTGCAGCTTATTGGCTTTTCCATGGGTGCAGCGATCTGCATCCGCTATATGGCAAGGTATAAAGGGTATCGGGTTCAGAAGCTGGCTCTGTGCGGTGCGGCGGCTCCCTCCTTTGTGCAGAGGCCCGGCTACCCCTATGGAAAAACCCTTGCGGAAGTCAATTCCATTATCACAAGTCTTTATCAGGACCGCCCGGAAACGGTCCGGGAGTTTGTGGAGCAGCTTTTTGCCTCCAATCCGCCTGCGGCCTTTAAAGAATGGATGCGCTCCCTTTGCTTGGAAGCAGCGGGATATTCCACCATTAAGGCGTTGGAGGCCCTTCGGGATGAAGATGTGCAGGCGGATTTGAAATCCATTTGTGTACCCTGCGGCATTTTACATGGAAGGTTGGATCGAATATGCTCCTTTTCTATGGCGGAGGTGCTGCATCGGGAAATTGCCCAAAGCGTTCTCTATCCCTTCGATCAGAGCGGCCACGCTTTAAATTGTGATCAGCCGGAAGTTTTCAACAAAACCCTTATGGATTTTTTAAACTGA
- a CDS encoding GNAT family protein, whose amino-acid sequence MDIIETRRLRLRPMEEPDAPALFLWASSPHVGPDAGWKPHQNEEESLRVIRSLRKQEELWAIESLDTAELLGSISLRGDARRRSVAGAYSMGYALAETAWGNGYMTEAAKALVSYTFEVHGAQLLSADHYPHNQRSRRVIEKCGFSYEGLLRKAAQLYDGQVLDVLCYSITREEYAAGKKHSLPSLISLGGAKTKN is encoded by the coding sequence TTGGATATTATTGAAACCCGCCGCCTGCGTCTGCGGCCAATGGAAGAACCGGATGCTCCCGCCCTTTTTCTATGGGCCAGCAGCCCTCATGTGGGGCCGGATGCCGGATGGAAGCCCCACCAAAATGAAGAAGAAAGCCTCCGGGTCATTCGCTCACTGAGAAAACAGGAGGAGCTATGGGCCATCGAAAGCCTGGATACCGCAGAATTGCTGGGCAGTATCAGCCTGCGAGGCGATGCAAGGCGCCGCAGTGTTGCGGGTGCCTATTCCATGGGATATGCGCTGGCGGAAACAGCATGGGGCAACGGTTACATGACCGAAGCGGCCAAGGCGTTGGTTTCCTATACCTTTGAGGTGCATGGTGCACAGCTGCTTTCGGCAGATCATTACCCTCACAACCAGCGCTCCCGGCGGGTGATTGAAAAATGCGGCTTTTCCTATGAAGGTTTGCTGCGCAAGGCGGCCCAGCTCTATGATGGGCAGGTGCTGGATGTGCTGTGCTATTCCATCACAAGAGAGGAATATGCCGCCGGTAAAAAGCACTCTCTTCCCTCACTCATTTCTCTCGGCGGAGCCAAGACTAAAAACTAA